A DNA window from Doryrhamphus excisus isolate RoL2022-K1 chromosome 2, RoL_Dexc_1.0, whole genome shotgun sequence contains the following coding sequences:
- the kcnk4a gene encoding uncharacterized protein kcnk4a, translating into MRCTTLLALLFGVLLYLGMGALVFQTLEASEESVKFQELLDAKNNFLNDHFCVSERDFYELVKGVASAVEAGLEVSNLSTNFTSRWDVASTFFFCGAIITTIGFGNLSPRTWYGQLFCVCYALVGIPMFGILLAGVGDHMGTVLRRAVAKIETLFLKRKVRPTTVRVISAVLSILIGCLIFLAVPTVVFQKSEDWSFLESLYFVVITLTTVGFGDYVPDGSHAGGFFFKPLVWLWIMFGLAYFASILTMIGNWLRVLSKRTRAEMEELRAHATDWTQHMSKDFRIPNPLEFNDPFLLQRRRWKRSERRRIRRGAQGTLGHWVRSGSENGRLPNHWAGLSGSMSRLEVLSSSLERMMMSKSRVRVVGAGVGGTIPRAKPAEPCAGLRREAGRRSLPHLLMRSFSVPVARSASELDSPEAAAQEEGSLSGSESDISSASSSFSVLRRFQACHAACGLEDGGENNHPDSLIAPLPPYSPNVVVDNDDDPSTACQLLDFFGENLAYIDESSDTLSEHAWTVGGEDRRSRTRKPKKRSMRRRLSRRWSPLQARRPSGLTPQTPQPPQTPPQTSPQTTLPPTPQTTLPPTPQTPAQTPAQTPPQTPPQTPPPQTQTPPQTPPQTPPQTQTPQTQTPQTTPPQTTPPQTPPQTTPPQTPPQTQTPPQTTPPQTPPQTSPQTPPPPQTLQTTPQTSPQTPPTPPTPPTPPPPPVSSLSDLTRSENHTHPLPTL; encoded by the exons ATGCGCTGCACCACCCTCCTGGCCCTCTTGTTCGGGGTCTTGCTGTACCTGGGCATGGGAGCGTTGGTCTTCCAGACTCTGGAGGCTTCCGAGGAGAGCGTCAAGTTCCAGGAGCTGCTGGATGCCAAAAACAACTTTCTGAATGATCACTTCTGCGTCAGCGAGCGGGACTTCTACGAGCTGGTGAAG GGAGTTGCGTCCGCCGTGGAAGCCGGCCTGGAGGTCAGCAACCTCTCCACCAACTTCACCAGCCGATGGGACGTCGCCTCGACCTTCTTCTTCTGCGGcgccatcatcaccaccatag GCTTTGGTAACCTGTCTCCTCGGACGTGGTACGGTCAGCTGTTCTGCGTGTGCTACGCCCTGGTCGGCATCCCCATGTTCGGGATCCTGCTGGCCGGAGTGGGCGACCACATGGGCACCGTGCTGCGCAGGGCGGTGGCCAAGATTGAGACCCTCTTCCTG AAACGTAAAGTGCGACCCACCACCGTGCGAGTGATCTCCGCCGTCCTCTCCATCCTCATCGGGTGCCTCATCTTCCTCGCCGTGCCCACGGTTGTCTTCCAGAAATCCGAGGACTGGTCCTTCCTGGAGTCGCTCTACTTTGTTGTCATCACGCTCACCACAGTGGGCTTCGGAGACTACGTACCAG aTGGGAGTCATGCGGGCGGGTTCTTCTTCAAACCCCTGGTGTGGTTGTGGATCATGTTTGGTTTGGCCTACTTTGCCTCCATCCTCACCATGATCGGCAACTGGCTGCGTGTGCTGTCCAAGAGGACGCGCGCCGAG ATGGAGGAGTTGCGGGCCCACGCCACAGACTGGACCCAGCACATGTCCAAGGACTTCCGGATCCCCAACCCGCTGGAGTTCAACGACCCCTTCCTGCTGCAACGCCGCCGCTGGAAGCGTAGCGAGCGCCGTCGCATCCGCCGCGGAGCCCAGGGCACGTTGGGACACTGGGTCCGATCCGGCTCCGAGAACGGACGCCTTCCCAACCACTGGGCCGGCCTCTCCGGATCCATGAGCCGCCTGGAGGTGCTCAGCTCCTCCCTGGAGAGGATGATGATGTCCAAATCTCGTGTGAGGGTCGTCGGCGCCGGAGTCGGCGGCACGATTCCGAGAGCGAAGCCCGCCGAGCCCTGTGCCGGTTTGCGGCGGGAAGCCGGGCGGCGCTCCTTACCTCACCTGCTCATGCGCTCCTTCTCCGTGCCCGTCGCTCGCTCCGCCTCCGAGCTGGACTCTCCTGAAGCGGCCGCGCAGGAAGAAGGCTCACTCTCGGGATCCGAGTCCGACATCTCGTCGGCGTCTTCGTCTTTCTCGGTTCTCCGGCGGTTCCAGGCATGTCACGCGGCATGCGGCCTTGAAGATGGAGGAGAAAATAACCATCCCGACTCCCTGattgctcctcttcctccttacTCTCCCAACGTAGTCGTCGACAACGACGACGATCCCTCAACTGCGTGTCAGCTGCTAGACTTCTTCGGGGAGAACCTGGCGTACATCGACGAGTCCTCCGACACGCTGAGCGAGCACGCCTGGACGGTGGGCGGCGAGGACAGGAGGAGCCGAACCCGTAAGCCCAAGAAGAGAAGCATGAGGAGGCGGCTGTCACGCAGGTGGAGCCCCCTCCAGGCGAGGAGGCCCAGCGGCCTGACGCCGCAGACGCCGCAGCCGCCGCAGACGCCGCCGCAGACGTCGCCGCAGACGACGCTGCCGCCGACGCCGCAGACGACGCTGCCGCCGACGCCGCAGACGCCGGCGCAGACGCCGGCGCAGACGCCGCCGCAGACGCCGCCGCAGACGCCGCCGCCGCAGACGCAGACGCCGCCGCAGACGCCGCCGCAGACGCCGCCGCAGACGCAGACGCCGCAGACGCAGACGCCGCAGACGACGCCGCCGCAGACGACGCCGCCGCAGACGCCGCCGCAGACGACGCCGCCGCAGACGCCGCCGCAGACGCAGACGCCGCCGCAGACGACGCCGCCGCAGACGCCGCCGCAGACGTCGCCGcagacgccgccgccgccgcagacGCTGCAGACGACGCCGCAGACGTCGCCACAGACGCCGCCGACGCCGCCGACACCGCcgacgccgccgcctcctcccgTCTCGTCTCTTTCAGACCTGACTCGCTCCGAGAACCACACCCACCCGCTTCCCACACTATGA